From Fretibacterium sp. OH1220_COT-178:
CCGTCATGATGATGATCTTGTGGTAGCGCAGCTTTTTGGCGTCGAACTCGTTGCCGATGCCGCAGCCCAGCGCCTGGATGATCGTGCGGATCTCGTTGTTGGAGAGCATCTTGTCGAGCCGCGCCTTCTCGACGTTCAGGATTTTGCCCCTCAGGGGAAGGATGGCCTGAAACGAGCGATCCCGCCCCTGTTTGGCGCTGCCACCGGCGCTGTCGCCCTCGACGATGTAGAGCTCCGTATTCTCCGGGGTCCTGGAGGAACAGTCCGCGAGCTTCCCCGGGAGATTCATGCCCGTCATGGAGCCCTTTCGGACAAGCTCCCGCGCCTTCTTGGCGGCCTCCCGGGCCTGTCGGGCCCGGAGGGCCTTTTCCACGATGGGGCGGAGGAGGTCGGGCGCGTCCTCAAACCAGGATAGGAGCCCCTCGTAGACGAAGGAGTCCACGGCACCCCTCACTTCGCTGTTCCCGAGCTTGGTCTTGGTCTGGCCCTCGAACTGGGGATTTCCCAGCTTGACGGACAGCACGCAGGTCAGCCCTTCCTTGAGGTCGTCGCCGGTGAGGTTCTCGTCCTTGTCCCGCAGAATCTTGTGGGTTCGGGCGGCCTCGTTGACGGCACGGGTCATGGCCGTCCGGAGCCCGGAGACATGCGTGCCCCCCTCGATCGTGTGGATGAGGTTGGCGAAGGAGAACACGCGCTCCAGATAGCTGTCGTTGTATTGGAATCCCATGTCGATGGCGATGCCGTCCCGTTCGCCGGAGAGAATCACGGGGGGGGCGAACAGCGCCGTCTTGCCCCGGTCCAGGTACTCGACAAAGGCCCGGATACCCCCGTCGAAGTGGTATTCCTTCCTCTCGCCGCTGCGTTCGTCGTCGACGGCGATGCACAGTCCCGGGTTCAGGAACGCGAGCTCGCGGAGGCGGCTTTTGAGCACGTCCAGGGAATGGCGGACCTCCTCGAAGATCGCGTCGTCGGGGAGGTAGCGGATCTGGGTGCCCCGCCAGTCCGCCGGAGTCCCGGGCGAGAGCTCGGTGACGGGAATGCCGCGCTCGAACCGCTGGGTCCGCTGGATTCCGTCCCGGGCGATGGTGACCTCAAGCCATCTCGAAAGCGCATTGACGACGGAGACGCCCACGCCATGAAGCCCCCCCGAGACCTTGTAGGCGCCATTTCCGAACTTGCCCCCTGCATGAAGGATGGTGAGGACGACCTCGCTGGTCGGACGTCCGTTGTAGGGATGGGGGTCCGTGGGGATGCCGCGTCCGTTGTCCCGGATGCTGATGCTCTCGTCGCCATGGATGGTGACCTCGATGCGGTCGCAGTGCCCGCCGATCGCCTCGTCGACGGCGTTGTCGACGACCTCGTAGATGAGGTGGTGGAGCCCCCGGGCTCCGGTGTCCCCGATGTACATGCCGGGACGTTTGCGTACGGCCTCGAGCCCTTCCAGTACCTGTATGCTTCCGGCGTCGTAGCCGCCTGTCGCGTTCTTGATGTCCTGCGTCATCTCGTAACCTTTTCCTCCCGGTGTGGCCTGCCGATTGCGGAAAAAACGCTCCCATTCCCTCGTCGAACGGGAAACGTGGAGCGTGGGGAGCTCTCGAGCCTTTTTCGGGGGCTCCCGGCGAGGGGCTTTCGTGGTATTTTTACTCTGCCCTCCCGCCCCGCAGGGC
This genomic window contains:
- the gyrB gene encoding DNA topoisomerase (ATP-hydrolyzing) subunit B is translated as MTQDIKNATGGYDAGSIQVLEGLEAVRKRPGMYIGDTGARGLHHLIYEVVDNAVDEAIGGHCDRIEVTIHGDESISIRDNGRGIPTDPHPYNGRPTSEVVLTILHAGGKFGNGAYKVSGGLHGVGVSVVNALSRWLEVTIARDGIQRTQRFERGIPVTELSPGTPADWRGTQIRYLPDDAIFEEVRHSLDVLKSRLRELAFLNPGLCIAVDDERSGERKEYHFDGGIRAFVEYLDRGKTALFAPPVILSGERDGIAIDMGFQYNDSYLERVFSFANLIHTIEGGTHVSGLRTAMTRAVNEAARTHKILRDKDENLTGDDLKEGLTCVLSVKLGNPQFEGQTKTKLGNSEVRGAVDSFVYEGLLSWFEDAPDLLRPIVEKALRARQAREAAKKARELVRKGSMTGMNLPGKLADCSSRTPENTELYIVEGDSAGGSAKQGRDRSFQAILPLRGKILNVEKARLDKMLSNNEIRTIIQALGCGIGNEFDAKKLRYHKIIIMTDADVDGAHISTLLLTFFYRHMPELINQGYLYLAQPPLYRVQKGKQVQYCYSDKELRQYVDEAPESSKIGVQRYKGLGEMNPSQLWETTMDPANRVLRRIDLNDDLLADEYFDILMGDKVEPRRDFITSYAHEVKNLDI